The nucleotide sequence TGCTTCATGCGGCAATGAATCAGACTTCCGCGCTACGTCAGGTTGCAGTCGCTCATGGACTTTCAGCAACTGCAACGCCAGTGCAACCCCGATCATCCAGCGCCTGCGTCAAAACAGCCAGCGCTTATGCTCCCACCTTCACGATTGAGGCGGCGGCTTGACCGATCTTGGTGACGTTAATGCTCAACACCACGTTATTCGCAGTGGGTTGTGGCTGGCCGACAACAATGTTCAACGGACAAGCCGGATCGGGCGTCTCATAGTTAAGGGTCTGAGGAATGACGCCGTGAGTCAGACTGACCACCGAGGCGGCCAATTCCAATAGACCAGATCCTGCACCGGAATTCCCAATGAAGCTCTTAATCGCCGTCACGGGAATCTTGCGGCCTAAATCACTTCCGAAGACATCGTGAATTGCCGCAGCCTCCGCGATATCAACTTCCTTCGTCCCCAGACCGTGAGCATTGATATGCCCAATCTGATCGGGAGTCAGATTCGCATCTCGCAAAGCCCCGCGCATCGCATTCGCCAAAGCGAGACGATAATTCGCCTCTTGATTGGTGTTCGTGACACACGAGGAACCCGTTCCGAGAACGCGACCCCAGATTTTTGCGCCACGCTCTTCAGCATGTGCCCGATCTTCCAGAATAAACGAACAGGAACCTTCGGCCACCACGCGTCCCGCTCGATTCAGATCGAATGGTCGAGCTCGACGCTCGGGCTCTGCCGGAGTCCGAGCCAGATCATCCCACAGGGCCTGGTGCAATGTTTTGATCGGGTGCAGTGTCGTACCTGTCACACCAACGATCATCATATCTGCAGCACCACGAAGCAGAATCCTCATCGCTTCGCCGATGACAGTATTCCCCGAGGCGTCATCGAGAGTCAGCGAGTTACTCGGACCGCGCGCATCGGCCGAAATACTGATATGGCAGGCCGGCATATTGGGCAAGTAGCGGAGCAACCACAATGGCTCCAGCTTGGTCAGACCCTTCTGCCCCCATTCAGAGGGCTGGAATTTCGTCGTCCCTTCCTCGCAACAGGCTTCGCAGCCTTCCAGGAGGACTTCAGGAGGACTGAGCATGAGGTTGGCGCCGAACTCGACACCGAGCCGCTCATGGTTGATTTGACTGAGATCAATCGCGGAGTTCTGGAGCGCCAACAAGGCGGAGGCAACACCGAGCTGAATTTCCCGGCACATCGCCTTCAAATTCTTGCGTTGTTCCTTCAGATACACCTTGCGCGCGGACTCATCGGTGAAGTCCAGCACCTCGGCGCATACCCCGTCAGGAGCGGCAAAGCCCGGGAACAACTTGCCGTGTCGAATCCCCGACTGACCGGTGGACAAATTCTTCCAGAATTCGTCCACACCAATGCCGATGGGGCTGACGATACCGACGCCCGTGATGACAACTTCCCGACTCTCTGAACTTTTGGTCACGATTTGGTGCTCATTGGCGGCCGGCCGTCTGCCCCCCTCCTTCGCCCCAGGCGAGTGCCGCAGCGAACGATGAAGCATAGACCGATAAAAACATCAGACAAACATCCGTCAGTTCACTCGCCCAACAACCAGACAGGCGTTGTGACCACCGAATCCAAAACTGTTCGACATCACTCGATTGACGGCTAATTCCCGAGCCTTGTTGGGAACGTAATCCAGATCGCAATCCGGATCGGGGTTCTCAAGATTGATTGTAGGAGGAATCAGCCCATGCATCAGAGTCAGGACAGCGACAACGAATTCAACGCCGCCCGAAGCACCCAGCAAGTGACCTAGCTGACTTTTCGTGCTCGAGACGCAAATTCTCTTCGCTTCCGACTCAAACACGCGCTTGATTGCATTCGTCTCGGCCTTGTCCCCGAGCGGGGTACTCGTGCCGTGAGCGTTAATGTAATCAATGTCGCTCACTGAGAGGCCAGAATCTTTGAGTGAAAGACTCATTGCCCGAGCGGCGCCTGTCCCTTCCGGGTCAGGAGCGGTCATGTGAGTTCCATCCGACGACATCCCGTAACCGAGAACTTCGCCGAAAATTGTCGCGCCTCGCTTCTTCGCGTGCTCCAGTTCTTCGAGGACAACGACTCCTGCCCCTTCTGACAGAACAAAGCCATCGCGATCTCGATCAAACGGCCGGCTGGCCGCTTCAGGAGCGTCATTGCGAGTCGACAGGGCACCCATGCGAGCGAATCCCGACAGCCCCATCGGGGTGATTGCCGCTTCACTCCCGCCAGCAACGAGAATATCAGCAACGTCATGCTGGATCAGACGAAACGCGTCGCCGATAGCATTACTCGCTGATGCACACGCTGTGGCCACCGCACTACTGGGCCCCTTCAGCCCGAATTGGACTGAAATATTCCCGGTTGCGGCGTTCACCATGAGTTTCGGGATCATAAACGGCGAGACTCGAGAAGGACCGCGATCGAACAGCTTGGCATGCTGCTCTTCGATCTCGTTCAACCCTCCGATTCCGCTACCGATGATGACACCGCAACGATAGGGATCCGCTACCGACTGAAAGTCAATTCCGGACTGCCGAATCGCTTTCTGAGCCGCCGCAAGCGCAAACTGACTGAAACGATCCAGTCGCTTGGCTTCCTTCGAGTCAAAATGCTCATCGGGGCGAAAGTCCTTGACTTCGCCTCCGAAATTGACCTTAAAGTCGGAGCAATCAAATCGCCCCAGTCGGCTGATTCCGCTTCCGCCTGCGCACAAGCGATCCCAGAACTCAGAGACTTCTGAGCCCAGCGCGGTAATCACCGACATTCCTGTCACGACGACGCGTCTGAACATCCGTCACTGCTTCTCCGTGATGTATTTCACTGCATCACCAACTGATTTGATTTTTTCCTGATCAGATTCGGGGATCTGCACACCGAATTCGTCCTCGAACTCCATAACGAGTTCGACCAAATCGAGCGAGTCAGCTTTAAGATCGGCAACAAGTTCGCTGCTCAACTTAATATCTTCTTTGGGAATATTCAGTTGCTCACTGACGATTCCAACCACTTTCTCTTCAATCGACGACGCCACGCCTCACTCCTTTGGAGTCGAATCTAGAAACTTGTACTGACCATCACGGCGATCGTGGTGGATTTTGCAGTGTCAATCCGCAGAGGGAAATAGTTCAATCTGGCTGATTTGCGAGGGTATACAGGGTTTGAAGAGTTATGTAAACGGCAACAGAAATATCGGAGGAATCAAATTAGAACCAACCGACTGCCCATACCTGCCGTTCAGGGGAATCACCCCTGATTCATCCCTTCAAACCTCGTCGTCCCTCACATCAACTATCGTTTACCGACTGGCAATCCACTTTCCGATCGATCCGCTTCATCAGCGACTTCAAAACCTTCCCCGGCCCGACTTCAAAGAACTGATCACAGCCTGAGGACAGGAGTTGACGCACACACTCTTCCCACAAGACAGGCTGAGTCACCTGCTTGATCAGAATCTGACGCAGCTCATCCGGGTCACTGTGGACCTTCGCATCAACATTCGAAACAACGGGAATGCGACCTGGCTGAATCTGGATATCCTGCAGAATCTTTTCCAGCCGCTCACAGGCAGAGGCCATCAGAGGGGTATGGAACGCTCCGGCCACGACAAGCGACTTGGCACTTCCCCCCGCCTCGGCAATAAGCTCGGCAGCTCGTGCACACGCCGGCTTATCGCCTGAGAGCACTGTGTTTCCAGGACAAAGAAAATTGGCGAGCCAGATCTGACCGGCGGATGATGCGTCGTCACGAACCTTGGTAACCTGTTCCGTATTGAGCAACAGGGCACTGACCATCCCGGAAGGATTTGCATCGGCCGCCTGCTGCATCGCTGCGCCACGTGCCTGGACAACACGCAAACCGTCTTCGAATGACATCACACCAGCAAAAACGAGTGCCGTGTACTCGCCGAGACTGAGGCCAGCCGCCATCGAACAGTTCTCGACCACGTCAGGCTGTTCGGCCCGCAGCATTTCCAGTGCGGCTAAACTGCTGACGAACAACGCAGGCTGGCTGATGGCTGTCGTATCGAGCCGTTCAGCCGGCCCTTCGAAGCAGAGTGACGCCAGATCAAAGCCAAGCACATCCGCGGCACGGTCATAAAGCGATTTTGCCTGAGGGAATCGCTCAGCAATGGTTTTCCCCATGCCGACGTGCTGGGCACCCTGACCCGGAAACAGAAACGCAATCTTTGCCACATTTCCCTCGACATTCGACTGATTCTGCGTCAATCGACCAAAGCAGACGAACTCGAAAGTTCGTCCACAATCTGCTCATTAATTCTGCGATTCTTGAGAGTTGTGGCGACGCGCAAAGCGTTATAAATCGAGCGAGAGTTGCTGGAACCGTGGCAGATGATGGCGATTCCATCAACCCCCATCAGTGGCGCCCCACCCGCTTCATGGTACTCAAACCGCTTACCCAGCTTACCGAAGGCCTCAACTGCTTTTGACTTCTCCTGGTCTAAAGCCACCAGGACTTCAGCAGAGACAGTCTTCATCAGCATATCGACCATCCCTTCGGCGGCCTTAAGCAGAACATTTCCGACAAATCCCTCACAGATCACCACGTCGGCACCTCCCTGATAGAGATCCCGGCCTTCGACGTTCCCGACGAATCGATCACGGAAGGGACTTTTGGCGAACAGAGCGAGCGAATCGCGGACGTCATCCGTCCCCTTCCCGTCTTCGCTGCCGATATTCATCAGCCCGACGGTCGGACGTTCGATACCCAGCATTTCGCGGGCATAAATGGAACCCATGGTTCCGTACTGCACAAGATGCTCGGGACGGGCTCCCGGATTAGCCCCCACATCCATCAAGACCGTCTTGCCCTTGGTCGTCGGAAGCGCAACGGCAATCCCCGGCCGTTTCACTCCCTTGAGGAACAGTCGGGTGCGCAAACCGGCAGCGACGACAGCCCCGGTATGACCGGCGCTCACGACAGCATCCACCGCCTGCGTTGCCATCAATTGCCAGCAGACGATGATCGAACAGTTGGGCTTTTTGCGCAACGCCTCGACAGGCTTTTCGCTCATCTCAACCCAACCATCGGCGGGACGAATCGACAGCCGCCGATCATCAAAACCGGAAGCCGCCACCAGCGACCCGAGTACCCCCGGATCACCGACCAGCGTCACCTGAAGTTCCGGATTTTCGCGAAGAGCCTCAATCGCTCCATCAATGTTGGGCTGTGAACCGTAGTCCCCTCCCATCGCATCCAGTGCAATCCGCATAGAGGACTATTCCTCGATTTCGACGAGTGTTCGCCCCATGTAATCGCCACACGTCGGACAAACGACGTGGGAAGGGATCTTCGATTGGCATTTTGGACAGTTGTGCAGCTGAATCGGGGTCAACGCGTCATGACTTCGACGACGACGTGAACGACCTTTGGATTGACGACGCTTTGGTGCGGCCATGTTGAGTTGTTCCCAACGGATCGAGGCAAAAAAAGAACGGTGGAAATAGACCCGTCGCCCAACATGGCGACAGGCCCTCCCGACCGAATGAAGAGGCAGATGGTACGCGAACAGGAAATAACGGTCAAGGAAGGACCTTACAGCAATTCCTGGATCACCGCTCCCGGCTCCAGCGCCGGCGTTGGCCGGCCACTGTGATTGAGGAAATTCATATTCGGATCCACCCCAAGTACATGGAAAATTGTGTGATGGATATCGGCCGGGGTGACAGGCCGGTCCAGTGGAACTTCGCCGAGTCTGTTTGTTGAGCCGACAATTCGGCCCCCCTTCACACCTCCTCCACCCAGGAGACAGAACATGGCATTCCCCCAATGGTCGCGGCCGGGGCTCCCCATGCTCAGCGGAGGACCGCCGTTTCCACCGTCGTTCATGCGGGGTGTCCGGCTGAACTCACCACAGAGCACCACGAGCACGTCATCCAGCAATCCTCGCTGCGACAGGTCTTCGAACAGGGCCGAAACCAGCTTATCCACAATGGGTAGATAATTTTCCATCCCCGTCTTCAGGTCCCAGTGATGGTCCCATCCGCCAAAGTGGACAGTCACAAACGTGGACCCCGCTTCGACCAACCGTCGTGCCAGCAGAGTGCTCTGGCCCCAGCTATGTCGACCATAGCGATCGCGGGTGCGGTCATCTTCCAGACTGATATTAAATGCCTTGCGAGCGGCACTCCCTGTCACCAGCTCCACCGCCTGCCGGTCGAACCGGTCCATGGAATCCATCATTCCACGCGTTTCAACACTCCGACTTAACCGGTCGATATGCTTAACGAGCGATGCTCGATCATCCAGCCGGTCGATCGTCATTCCCGACGGCATCTGCAGATTCTGGACATCGAACGTCGCCGCGTTCGGATCTCCGTCGGTTTCAAAGGGATTGTGCGAGGCCCCGACGTAGTTGGCTCCGAAGTATCCGGGACGCAATCCGATGCTCATCCCATAGGGGACCGCGACATAGGCTGGCATCCCCGCCTGGCGGGCTCCACACATCCTGGTGGCGATGGAACCGATAAACGGCGATTTTCCCTGCGTATCCGCTCCGCTGACCCCACCCCGACCGGTCAACATGTAATGGCCAGCCGTAAAGTGATCGCCCGTTCCATGATGGAGCGAACGAACAATGGAAAACTTGTCGGCACACTTAGCCTGAAGCGGAAAGAGCTCACCAATCTCGATTCCCTCGACATTGGTCCGGATGGGATTCCAGATCCCCCGGCACTCTGCCGGAGCCTCGGGCTTGAGATCGTAGAGATCCAGATGACTCGGCCCACCATCCAGCCATAACAGTATGACACTGGTTTTCTTGCCGGGAATCCCCTGCTGAACAGAAGCCTCTTTCGCTCGCAGGATCTGCGAGAGACCCGTCGAGGCCATTCCGGCCACACCCAACTGAACAAAACTGCGTCGAGTCATTCCGTCGCAATAACGATGAGTTGAACCTGAATCCAGTCTGAACATGGGTGGGCTTTCATCTTCCAGCGGAGGGATTTTGGGCGGGCTGGCAATACATCGGTCGGCTTTGATCTTAATCGACGCTGACTCTGATGGTCAATTATCTTTCGCCAGGGGAGTGGTGAGCGGATTTCCATCATTCCGTGGCATGCCCCATCCTATCCCCTTTTGATTGCAACCTCGGATCAGGCGATGTTCTTTCCTCGCCGCTCACGCAGCGCACTGGAGACATGTACACACTTGCCCCCCTCCACAGAAACCACGGCGACCGGAACACGTGAGGAACACCCGATTGACCGGCTTCTTCTTCCTTCAGCAGTCCAAACGGGAGACTCTACAGGATTGAAAACCGCCTCCCCGCAGACCGAACTCGACGAGGGGCTCTGCCAGGTTAAAGCGAAATGATCGCGACCGGTCGATCGCGATCATTTCGCTTTTTCAGATCAGGGCCGAGTTCAGTCTGATCTTCAGGAGGCCGAGACGAGTCGACTTCGTTGAGAGCTGCGGCCAGAGAACCCCACGACATCGCCGACGGCCACGACGTGAGGAGACCACGTCTGACCGGCAGAATCGCACCAGACCCTTCCCCGTTCGTCCAGGCCTACGTCGACGGCTTCGAGATTCAGATCTCGCGTATTTCCCTCGCGGCCGACGCAGACCACAATCACGTCCGCCCTGAGAATTCGACCGCTCGCCAATCGAACCGCAGGCTGCCGGTTCTCAAGCAATTCCGTTCCGATCACTTCTTCACCCAGTCGAAACGCGATCTGCATCGATTGAAACAGATCGAAGGAATCGTCGAAGATCTGAAACAGATCGAACAGACTGACGTGCTCGTCGACGACGGTCACCTCGACCCCGAGGCGCGCGAGCGTCAGGGCCGCAGTTCGTCCCGTCACTCCGGCCCCGACAACAAGAGCCGATCGAGGGATTTCATCCAGCTTCATGAGCATTTCCGCAACGACGACTCGGCGGCCATCAATCTGGAACGAAGCGGGCTGGCGCGAAACGGTTCCACACGCAATCACAAACCGCGCCGCCGACGCCAACTGATTCTGCTTCCCCGCCCTAACTTCGACAGACGTCGGCGCGATGAACCGGGCCCTTCCAGGAAACTGGTCGATCCCCACAGCCCGCAGCAGAGAATCCTGGCCTGAACGGAGTTGATCGGTCAGTCGCTCGATCTCACTGCGCCACCCCCACATGGTCACACCCCGGCGCCGCTGGACCTCCAGTTCCGCCCCTTTCGCCAGAATCTCGGCCGAGGGGGGCT is from Schlesneria sp. DSM 10557 and encodes:
- a CDS encoding beta-ketoacyl synthase, which codes for MTKSSESREVVITGVGIVSPIGIGVDEFWKNLSTGQSGIRHGKLFPGFAAPDGVCAEVLDFTDESARKVYLKEQRKNLKAMCREIQLGVASALLALQNSAIDLSQINHERLGVEFGANLMLSPPEVLLEGCEACCEEGTTKFQPSEWGQKGLTKLEPLWLLRYLPNMPACHISISADARGPSNSLTLDDASGNTVIGEAMRILLRGAADMMIVGVTGTTLHPIKTLHQALWDDLARTPAEPERRARPFDLNRAGRVVAEGSCSFILEDRAHAEERGAKIWGRVLGTGSSCVTNTNQEANYRLALANAMRGALRDANLTPDQIGHINAHGLGTKEVDIAEAAAIHDVFGSDLGRKIPVTAIKSFIGNSGAGSGLLELAASVVSLTHGVIPQTLNYETPDPACPLNIVVGQPQPTANNVVLSINVTKIGQAAASIVKVGA
- the fabF gene encoding beta-ketoacyl-ACP synthase II, encoding MFRRVVVTGMSVITALGSEVSEFWDRLCAGGSGISRLGRFDCSDFKVNFGGEVKDFRPDEHFDSKEAKRLDRFSQFALAAAQKAIRQSGIDFQSVADPYRCGVIIGSGIGGLNEIEEQHAKLFDRGPSRVSPFMIPKLMVNAATGNISVQFGLKGPSSAVATACASASNAIGDAFRLIQHDVADILVAGGSEAAITPMGLSGFARMGALSTRNDAPEAASRPFDRDRDGFVLSEGAGVVVLEELEHAKKRGATIFGEVLGYGMSSDGTHMTAPDPEGTGAARAMSLSLKDSGLSVSDIDYINAHGTSTPLGDKAETNAIKRVFESEAKRICVSSTKSQLGHLLGASGGVEFVVAVLTLMHGLIPPTINLENPDPDCDLDYVPNKARELAVNRVMSNSFGFGGHNACLVVGRVN
- the acpP gene encoding acyl carrier protein, whose protein sequence is MASSIEEKVVGIVSEQLNIPKEDIKLSSELVADLKADSLDLVELVMEFEDEFGVQIPESDQEKIKSVGDAVKYITEKQ
- the fabD gene encoding ACP S-malonyltransferase; the encoded protein is MAKIAFLFPGQGAQHVGMGKTIAERFPQAKSLYDRAADVLGFDLASLCFEGPAERLDTTAISQPALFVSSLAALEMLRAEQPDVVENCSMAAGLSLGEYTALVFAGVMSFEDGLRVVQARGAAMQQAADANPSGMVSALLLNTEQVTKVRDDASSAGQIWLANFLCPGNTVLSGDKPACARAAELIAEAGGSAKSLVVAGAFHTPLMASACERLEKILQDIQIQPGRIPVVSNVDAKVHSDPDELRQILIKQVTQPVLWEECVRQLLSSGCDQFFEVGPGKVLKSLMKRIDRKVDCQSVNDS
- the plsX gene encoding phosphate acyltransferase PlsX, which encodes MRIALDAMGGDYGSQPNIDGAIEALRENPELQVTLVGDPGVLGSLVAASGFDDRRLSIRPADGWVEMSEKPVEALRKKPNCSIIVCWQLMATQAVDAVVSAGHTGAVVAAGLRTRLFLKGVKRPGIAVALPTTKGKTVLMDVGANPGARPEHLVQYGTMGSIYAREMLGIERPTVGLMNIGSEDGKGTDDVRDSLALFAKSPFRDRFVGNVEGRDLYQGGADVVICEGFVGNVLLKAAEGMVDMLMKTVSAEVLVALDQEKSKAVEAFGKLGKRFEYHEAGGAPLMGVDGIAIICHGSSNSRSIYNALRVATTLKNRRINEQIVDELSSSSALVD
- the rpmF gene encoding 50S ribosomal protein L32 encodes the protein MAAPKRRQSKGRSRRRRSHDALTPIQLHNCPKCQSKIPSHVVCPTCGDYMGRTLVEIEE
- a CDS encoding DUF1501 domain-containing protein, coding for MFRLDSGSTHRYCDGMTRRSFVQLGVAGMASTGLSQILRAKEASVQQGIPGKKTSVILLWLDGGPSHLDLYDLKPEAPAECRGIWNPIRTNVEGIEIGELFPLQAKCADKFSIVRSLHHGTGDHFTAGHYMLTGRGGVSGADTQGKSPFIGSIATRMCGARQAGMPAYVAVPYGMSIGLRPGYFGANYVGASHNPFETDGDPNAATFDVQNLQMPSGMTIDRLDDRASLVKHIDRLSRSVETRGMMDSMDRFDRQAVELVTGSAARKAFNISLEDDRTRDRYGRHSWGQSTLLARRLVEAGSTFVTVHFGGWDHHWDLKTGMENYLPIVDKLVSALFEDLSQRGLLDDVLVVLCGEFSRTPRMNDGGNGGPPLSMGSPGRDHWGNAMFCLLGGGGVKGGRIVGSTNRLGEVPLDRPVTPADIHHTIFHVLGVDPNMNFLNHSGRPTPALEPGAVIQELL
- a CDS encoding FAD-dependent oxidoreductase, with translation MFYDLLVIGDDREGLDSAVTTARLGHRAAIVLDHEQPPSAEILAKGAELEVQRRRGVTMWGWRSEIERLTDQLRSGQDSLLRAVGIDQFPGRARFIAPTSVEVRAGKQNQLASAARFVIACGTVSRQPASFQIDGRRVVVAEMLMKLDEIPRSALVVGAGVTGRTAALTLARLGVEVTVVDEHVSLFDLFQIFDDSFDLFQSMQIAFRLGEEVIGTELLENRQPAVRLASGRILRADVIVVCVGREGNTRDLNLEAVDVGLDERGRVWCDSAGQTWSPHVVAVGDVVGFSGRSSQRSRLVSAS